Proteins from a single region of Oncorhynchus nerka isolate Pitt River linkage group LG18, Oner_Uvic_2.0, whole genome shotgun sequence:
- the LOC115146561 gene encoding glycoprotein hormones alpha chain 2-like, translating to MCLLKSTGVSLILSILLFIADSYPSSDKTNMGCEECTLKPNTIFPNIMQCTGCCFSRAYPTPLRSKQTMLVPKNITSEATCCVAKEGERVTTKDGLPVTNHTECHCRTCYYHKS from the exons ATGTGCTTGTTGAAATCAACTGGAGTATCCCTCATCCTGTCCATACTTCTATTCATCGCAGACTCTTACCCAAGCAGCGACAAGACAAACA TGGGTTGTGAGGAATGCACACTGAAACCGAACACAATATTCCCCAACATCATGCAGTGTACAGGTTGCTGCTTCTCCAGAGCTTATCCAACCCCACTACGGTCAAAGCAAACCATGCTGGTCCCCAAGAACATCACCTCTGAAGCCACATGCTGCGTTGCAAAAGAAGGGGAAAGG GTCACCACCAAGGATGGTTTACCGGTGACGAATCACACAGAGTGTCACTGCAGGACCTGTTATTACCATAAATCATAA